CCCTGGTGACGGCCGGCGGTCCCTACGCCGAGCTGGTCAAGGAGCGTTGAGATGACGACAGTTCACGAGGGCGACCTCGTCCTCGGCGCACTCGGCGGCATGGGTACGCCGATCGACTGCTCCGGCCAGAGCCGCCTCGACCTGGAAGGCCCGCAGGTGCTGTGGCTGGTCGCGGCGGGCGCCATGGACCTGTTCGCGGTCGACGCCGCCCAGCAGGGCCACTGGCACCACCTCGGCCGCCTGGAAGCGGGCTCACTGCTGCTCGGCCCGGTCGCGGGCCCCCAGCACACCCTGGTCGGACGGCCGTTGCGGGACTGCGTGGTGCACCGCATCGGGCTGCGCGAGCTGTACCAGCCCGTCAACACCGAAACATGGTCGTACGACGCCTACGGCAACCCCCAGTACGTACCCCCGACGACGAGCCCCCTGGAGTACGCCCTCGCCCTCGGCGTCGGCCGCAGCCTGTCCATCCTCTTCCAGGCGCCGATGGCCACGGAGAACGCTGCGGCGCTGACGGACGACGACGTCTTCTGGATGCAGGTGCCGCCGGGCAGCGTGCAGTACGGCTCGCTGTACGGCGCGGAGGCGGCGGCCGACCTGCTGATGGACTCCGGTGTCTGGCAGGGGATGGTCGACCAGCAGTACCGGCTGCTGGCCACGCTGGACCGCTGGATCGAGCAGCTGGAGGCCAGCCACGAGCACCGTACGGCGGCGGGCATCAAGGCGGGCGAGGCCGTCCGCGCCCAGGCCGACCGGACGCTGCTGGCATCCATCGGCAAGCAGTCGGCGAAGCGGCCGACCGCGGCCGACGCGGATGCCACGTACGCGGCGTGCAAGCTGGTCGCGCAGGCGGCCGGGATCACGCTCGCCCAGCCGGCGCAGAACGGCACGGAGAGCGACCGGCTCGACCCGGTCGAGCTCGTCGCCGTCGCATCGCGGGTCCGCACCCGTGGCGTACGCCTGGACGGGCGCTGGTGGCGCGACAACGTCGGCCCGCTGGTGGGCCACCGTGCCGTGTCGGGCAGCCCGGTCGCGTTGCTGTGGCGGCGCGGCGGTTACGTGGCGGTGCAGCCGTCCTCGGGGCGCGAGACACCAGTGGAGAAGGCCAACGCGGCGGAGTTCGAGCCGCGTGCCGTGATGTTCTACCGTCCGCTGCCCGAACGGAAGTTGAGCCCGTTGCGGCTGCTTCGGTTCTGCCTTCAGGGCACGGGCGGGGATCTGCGCAACCTGGCGATCAGCGGTCTGGTGACCGTCGTGATCGGCGCGCTGGTGCCGATCGCGACCGGCAAGGTGCTCGGCGAGTACGTACCGAAGGCGCAGCACAGCCTGATCGTGCAGGTCTGTCTGGCCCTGATGGTCACCAGTGTGGTGTCGGCTGCGTTCATGCTGCTGCAGAACCTCACCCTGCTGCGGATGGAGGGGCGGATCGAGGCGACGCTCCAACCCGCCGTGTGGGACCGGCTGTTGCGCCTGCCGACGAAGTTCTTCACCTCGCGCTCCACCGGTGAGCTGGCCAGTGCCGCCATGGGCATCAGCGCGATCCGCCGGCTCCTCGCGGGTGTCGGCCCGACGGTCGCGCAGGCGGGCACCGTCGGCGCGATGAACCTGGGGCTGCTGTTCTGGTACAGCGTTCCGATGGCGCTGGCGGCGATCGGGATGCTGGTGGTCATCGCCGCCGTGTTCCTGGCTCTAGGTCTGTGGCAGGTGCGCTGGCAGCGCCGTCTGGTGGTGCTCAGCAACAAGCTCAACAACCAGGCGTTCCAGACCTTGCGCGGTCTGCCCAAGCTGCGGGTGGCGGCGGCCGAGAACTACGCGTACGCCGCCTGGGCGGGCGAGTTCGCGCGCAGCCGCGAGCTCCAGCAGAAGGTCGGGCGCATCAAGAACCTCACCACCGTGCTGGGCGCCGTATATCTGCCGCTGTGCTCCCTGCTGATGTTCATGCTGCTCGCGGGCCCGGCCCGCGGCTCGCTGTCGGCCGCCGCGTTCCTCACCTTCAACACGTCGGTGACGATGCTGCTGACCTCGGTCACGCAGCTGACCGGCGCGTTCGTCTCGGCGGCGGCCGCGCTGCCGATGTTCGAGGAGATCAAGCCGGTGCTCGACGCCACGCCCGAGGTGCGCACGGCCAGCACCCGCCCGGGTCCGCTGCTGGGCGGCATCGAGGCGCGCCGGCTCTCCTTCCGGTACGCCGACGACGGCCCGCTCGTCCTCGACGACGTGTCGTTCGACATCCGCCCCGGCGAGTTCGTGGCCATCGTCGGTCCGAGCGGCTGCGGCAAGTCGACGCTGCTGCGGCTGCTGATCGGCTTCGACAAGCCGGTCTCGGGCAGCGTCCTGTACGACGGCCAGGATCTGGCGGCTCTCGACCAGTCCGCCGTACGCCGTCAGTGCGGTGTGGTGCTCCAGCACGCCCAGCCGTTCACGGGCTCGATCCTGGACTGCATCTGCGGCACCGAGCCGTACACGCCGGAGGAGGCGATGGCGGCGGCCGAGATGGCCGGTCTCGCGGAGGACATCAAGCGGATGCCGATGGGGCTGCACACCATCGTCGCGGGCAGCGGCGCGGTCTCGGGCGGCCAGCGTCAGCGTCTGATGATCGCCCAGGCTCTGATACGCCGTCCGCGCATCCTCTTCTTCGACGAGGCGACCAGCGCCCTCGACAACGAGACGCAGCGCACGGTGATCGAGAGCACCCGGGCCCTCAACGCCACCCGGGTCGTGATCGCGCACCGGCTGTCCACGGTGATGGACGCCGACCGCGTCATCGTGATGGAGGACGGCCGGGTCGCCCAGCAGGGCCCGCCCGCGCAGCTCCTCGCGGACACGGGCGGTCGACTGCACGAACTGGTGCGGCGCCAGATGCGGTGACGGTTCAGTCGAGCCCGGGGACGGGGGCGCCGGAGGGGACTCCGGCGTCGATGTACGCGCGGTAGAGCTCCTTCCACGGCGCGCCCGCGCCGGTGTCCGGGCCCTCGCCCCGCTCGCCTCGCGCCCACGCGCCGAGGGCGGTGAGGCACACCTCCCAGCCGGCGCCGTTGCGGGCGGCGGTGTCCTTGGCCGACAGGACGTCGGTGAGGGTGAAGCGGGTGCGCTTCTCGTCGAGGGCTTCCAGGTCGAAGCGCAGCTCGTCGCCGCCCCAGTCGAAGGACAGGTGCCGGGGCGCGTCGACGGCGATGACCCGGCCGGTGGACTCGGGCATGTTCGGGTCACCGCTGAACGTGATGGTGCCACCGGGGCGCAGTTCGATCTCCGCGCGGGACGGGAACCAGTGGGCCAGCTCGTCCGGGTCGGTCACGAAGTGCCAGACCCGGTCGACCGGATGGCCGTAGGTACGGCTGAAGCGGACGGCGGGGCGGCCGTCGTCCAGGGTGAGGTAGGTACCGGTGAGGTCGGCGGACATGGCGGATCAGTCCTTCGGGGAGGGTTCCTTGGCGTTGTCCGGCGCCTCGTACAGGCGCCGCCCCAGTGCGTCGAGGCCGGTGTTCCACAGCGTGCGGTACGGGGCCAGCCAGGCGTCGAGCTCGGCGATCGGGGCCGGGTCGAGGGCGTAGACACGGCGCTGCGCGTCCTGCCGTACCCGGACCAGTCCCGCGTCCCGCAGCACCCGCAGATGCTTCGACGTGCCGGGCTGGCTCAGACCGCACGCCTCGGCGATCTCGCCGACGGGCCGTGGCCCCTCCAGGAGCAGCGCGACGATCGCCCGGCGGTGCGGGTCGGCGAGTGCGGTCCAGAGCGGGGCGTCGGACATGGCCCCAATATGCCCCTGCAGTTATATACCCGTCAAGGCATACGCCCACCTCGGCGTCCGGAGCGCCGCAGCTCCCCTACCCCGAATAGCGAAACGTTGCCGTTTCGATGAAAGTGCTCTAGTCTCCATGTGTACGAAACAGTTTCGTTTAGGCACTGCCTTCTCGAGCGACCTTTCCCTGGAGTGATGCTCCGATGTCCCAGACCCTGTCCGAAGGCGCCCGCACCGGCGCTCCGACCGCGCCCTCCGAGGCGCCGTCGTCCAAGCGCTGGTGGATCCTCGCGATCATCGGAATCGCGCAGCTGATGGTGGTCCTCGACGCCACCATCGTGAACATCGCCCTGCCCTCCGCCCAGGCGGACCTCGGCTTCACCGACGGCAACCGGCAGTGGATCGTCACCGCGTACTCCCTGGCCTTCGCCTCCCTGCTGCTGCTCGGCGGCCGCATCGCCGACCTCTTCGGACGCCGGACCGCGTTCCTCGTCGGCATCGTCGGATTCGCCGGGGCCTCCGTCCTCGGCGGCGTCTCCACCGGCTTCGGCATGCTGGTCACGGCACGCGCCCTGCAAGGCGTCTTCGGCGCACTGCTCGCGCCCGCCGCGCTCTCGCTGCTGAACACGACCTTCACCGACGCCAAGGAGCGCGCCAAGGCGTTCAGCGTGTACGGCGCGATCGCCGGCGCCGGCGGTGCGGTCGGCCTGCTGCTCGGCGGCGTACTGACCGACACGTTCGACTGGCGCTCGACGCTGTACGTCAACGTCGTCTTCGCGGTCGTCGCCTTCGCCGGCGGCTGGGTCCTGCTGAGCAACCACCGGGACGCCGCCAACTCCAAACTGGACGTGCCGGGGACGGTCCTGGTCGCCACCGGTCTCTTCTCCGTGGTCTACGGCTTCTCCAACGCCGAGACGCACGACTGGAGTTCACCCCAGACCTGGGGCTTCCTGACCGTGGGCGCCCTGCTCCTGGCGGCCTTCGCCTGGTGGCAGACCCGCGCCAAGCACCCGCTGCTGCCGATGCGCGTCCTGCTCGACCGCAACCGTGCCGCCTCGTTCCTCGCCGTTCTGATCACCGGCGCGGGCATGTTCGGTGTCTTCCTGTTCCTCACCTACTACCTGCAGCTGAACCTCGGCTTCAGCCCCACCAAGACGGGTATCGCCTTCCTGCCCATGATGGCGGCCCTGATGGTCATGGCCCAGGTCGCCACCACGCAGCTCGTGCCGCGCATCGGTCCCAAGGCCGTCATCCCGGCGGGCTTCGCCGTCGCCGCGGTCGGCATGGCCTGGCTGACCGGCATCGGCATCGGCTCGTCGTTCTCGACCGCCGTGCTGCCGCCTCTGCTGCTGATCGGCGCGGGCCTCGGCATGGTGATGCCGCCCGCCATGTCGCTGGCCACCAGCGGGATCGCACCCGAGGACGCGGGTGTCGCCTCCGCGACGGTCAACACCATGCAGCAGGTGGGCGGTTCGATCGGTACGGCGCTGCTGAACACGCTGGCCGCGAGCGCCGCGACGAGCTACCTGTCCGGCAAGGACGCGACGAGCAAGCTGGTCCAGGCACAGGCCACGATCGAGAGCTACACCACCGCCTTCTGGTGGTCGGCGGGCTTCTTCGTGGCGGGCGCGCTGATCGCCCTCGTGCTCTACCGCCGCGGCGCGCAGGAGCAGGACGCCGATGCCGTGAAGGTCGTCCACATGTAGGCGCCAAACCGGCCGACCACAGGGAGCCACCCCAAACCGAGGGGCCGCCGTCTTCAGGGAGACGGGGGCCCCTCAGCCATTGCCACGACCGGCGCTCGGGCACCTCGATCGTCGGGGCAGGCGTGCCGTCGTCACAGGCGGGTACTTCCGGGGTCATGCGACTCAGCGTGGTTGACGTGGGATCCAAGACTGTCCGGCTCGTGGTGGCGGACGCCGAGGGCGGGGTTCCGCTGCCGGCGCACACCGCGAAATGGAAGCTACGGCTCTCCGAGCAGGTGGAACCGGGCGGACGCATCCCCGACGAGGCGGTGAGACAGCTGGTGCAGGCGGTCACGGCGGCGGAGATCACAGCCCAACAGTGGGGCGCGGCAGTCCCGTTGGCGTTCGCGACGACCGTGGTGCGCAATGCCCCGAACCGCCATGAGGTACTGCGGGCCGTGCGGGCACAGACCGGCGTCCAGCTGTGCACGCTTCCCGGCGAGGTGGAGGCAGAACTGACGTTCCTCGGCGCCCGTCGGTGGATGGGGTGGCGGTCCGGGCCGCTCGCACTGCTGGACATCGGCGGCGGTTCCCTGGAAGTCGCCTTCGGCCGGGGCCGGTTACCGGACTTCGTGGCGTCCTTGCCGCTCGGCGCCGACCGGCTCACCCAGGAGTTCCTCGCGGGACAGCAACTGCCCTCGCCGGAGGCGGTGAAGGCGCTGCGCCGCAAGGTCCGCCATCAACTGCGGGACGTGGCCGCACGGATCCGCTGGGAGGGACCGCGCACCGCCGCGGCGACCTCCCGGACGTTCCAGCAGCTGGCGCGGCTGTGCGGGGCCTCGCCGGGGCGCCACGGACCCTTCGTGGAACGGGAGTTGCGACGCGCCGACCTCCGTCGGTCGGTGGAGCGCCTCGCCGCCATCCCCGGCGCCGAACGCTCACGGCTGCCCGGCATCTCCGCACCACGCAGCGACCAGAGCCTCGCCGGTGCGGTGGTCGGGCACACCGCCATGAAGCTGACCGGCCTCAAGACGGTCACCATCTGCCCCTGGGCGATCCGCGAGGGCATACTGCTGCGGCACATCGAGGACGGCGGGTCCTGGTGGACGGAGATCAGCCGCCGCGAGGACGATGACATCCCCACCGACGCCTGCGCCGTGCCGCTGCGGATCGCGACTCCGGCGCGCTGACCACCACTGCGGGGCGTCCGCCGCCACTGCTCGCCACGGCGGCGGCGCCTCGAACGGCCATGCCGTCACGCCCCTCACCGATCGGCAGGTTCGAGACCCGTCGGCCGCCACGCCCCCTGCCATACGACCCACACGTGGCCGTCAGGTCCGTGGTGGACGTGCAGTCCGTCGACGACGGCCAGGAGCGGCAGGTTCTTGGCGCTGCCGTGTCCGGCCGCGTCCAGGGTGACCTCGGTGTCGTCGGTGGCCGCCACCGTGATGCCTGTGCCGTCCGCGGTGAGCACGATCCGGCAGGCGTCCGCCGCGGTCCGCTCCAGCAGGCAATGACTCACGGAGCGCCCGGCCTCGAGCACCGGGGCGACGAACCAGCCGGGTGCTTCGATCACCCTCGCCACCGCCGCCGTCGCGGCCTCCACCGCCGACTCCCCATCCCCACGCACGAAGTGGGCGGTGAACTCCATCTCCAGCGCGGGCTCCATGAGGCCGCGCTCCGTCAGGAGCGGAGGCCCCTCCGAGGACGGACGCACCGGCGTTCCCACCCCCAACCCCCTGGTTCGGCCGAGTCGGACACCATGACCAACAGCGTTGCGACCGGGGACTGGGGCGGCACTGCGACTCTACGACCCCGACTTCCCCTTGAACAGGGGACGTTGCGCCAGCCTCGCACTTGAAAAGTCAACACTGGCAGATGCGATTTCACCTGTACGGGTGAATCGGATCTTGCGGGTCGTGGGGCAGGGATGGTTCGGCCGCCCCGGGGTAGCTACGGAGATCGAATAGACCCCTCCCCTGCCGAGGTGGAGCCAACATGCAGCCGGAACCTCAGGACCGCGCCGACGACCTGCCCGAGGGCACGGCCGGCGCATCCGGGTCACCGGCGCCGAATCCCTACGCGCACAGCTATGTCCATGGACGGTTCATCGTCGTCGAGGTCTCGGGCGAGATCGACATGGCGACGGCGGGCTCCCTGGCCGAGCACCTCCAGGCGGCCGCCGGACAACCCGCACCGGACCTCCTGGTAGACCTGCGCCAGGTCGCCTTCTTCGACGGCTCGGGCCTGCGCGTGCTGTGCCGCGCCGACTCCAGGGCACGGGAGCGCGGGGGCCGCCTGCGGATCGTCTCCGACCGGCCCCGCATCCACCGCCTCCTGAGGGCCGCGGGCCTGCTGAGTCGTTTCCCGCCGCTGCCGGACCTCCCGTAAACCATGCCGAGGGCCGGCCGACGGCCCCACTCCGTCCGGCCGACCCCCGGTGCGAGATCACACGGCGCCCCACTGCGAGGCTCGCACTCCCCAGCTACGAGCTCTCGGTCGACGCTCGCAGGGACCGCGCGATCCCGGTCCCTCAGAACGTGAAGACGGACATCCCGGAGGAGTTCTTCACGCACTCGTTGGCGAAGGTGTGCTCATAGGAGACGCGCTTGCCCTGCCAGACGCCGACAGCCGTGACGACCACTGGGCTGAACTGCTTCGTACACATCGCCCCGTCTCTGTCGGGCAGTGCGTCGAAGTCCCCGCCGTACGCGCGCAGTTCAGCGCAGGCCTTGATCGCCGCCGGATGGGTTCCGGATGCGGTCGGCGCGCAGTTCAGCGTGGCGGCGCGTTCGGGGGTGGCGGTGGCGGCGCTGTATCCGTGGCCCACTGTGAGGACCAGGGCGGAGGGGGCGTAGAGCCCCGGCGAGACCGAGTCGGGGGCCGCGTGGGCGCCCCCTGCGAGAGGGCCGCAGACGGCGGTGGCCGTCAGAGTAAGAGTTGCTGCCCAGCGCGCGGTGTTCGGCATTGTGTGCATCCTTCCGCTCAATTGAAGGCCGTACCAGCTCGGTTGAGTGCCGGTGCGGCGAGCGCGAGTCTGCCGAGTCCGGGGCGGAAACACACATCGACCCCACGCGTTTCAGTAACCTCCAGTATTGAATCAGTGGCGTGAAGTTACGGAATTCGAACATGCGCACCCTGTAACCAGGCGGTCACTGATCATCGAAAGCGGTTCACTGGCCTGTTTTCCATGTCTCCGCAATAGGCCTGAAACATTCCGCTTCAGCCCATGGCGGACCTCGGCCCTCACCCCTTGCTTTGTGCTCCTTGCCGAGTAATGGTCATTACATGATTACAACGGAGCAGCACGAGAAACTGCGCGGCTGGTTCGCCGGCCGCCTGCCCGACGACCTCTTCGAGACGCTGGTGGAGGTGACGGTCGACCGCGAGGAGATCACCGTCATCGGCCGCATCCCCCGGCCCCGGCTCACCGATGGCGCTTCGGACGCCGAGAAGGACGCGGCCGTGCAGTCACGGATCCAGGAGTTCAGGGAGCGCACCCGCGAGGACCGGATCGCGGTCGCACGCGAGGCGGAGCACCGGTTCCGCAAGAAGGTCTCCTGGGGCGTGGAGTGCGACGGCGAGCGCGCCCTGTTCACGCACATCGCCGCGCCCGTCATGACCCGGCTGCGCCAGCCCGAGCGCCAGGTGCTCGACACGCTCATCGCCGCCGGTGTCGCCCGCAGCCGCAGCGACGCCCTCGCCTGGTGCGTGCGCCTGGTCCAGCGCCACACCGACGACTGGCTCACGGAGCTGCGGGACTCGCTGGAGCACGTGCAGCGGGTACGCGCACAGGGGCCGGACGCGGCGCCGCAGGATTCGGCGGCACACGACGACGAACCCCACGACACACCGCCCGCAGACGAGGAGTGACCCGATCCGCCGACCGAGGCACCCAACAACCGACGACCGCCCGGCTCCTGGAGCGGGGACGCGATGTGCTGTGCCCGCCACGGATCCCGCGCCACACTGGTACCAGGTGTCAACAGGTACGAGGTGATGAC
Above is a genomic segment from Streptomyces sp. R21 containing:
- a CDS encoding STAS domain-containing protein, whose protein sequence is MQPEPQDRADDLPEGTAGASGSPAPNPYAHSYVHGRFIVVEVSGEIDMATAGSLAEHLQAAAGQPAPDLLVDLRQVAFFDGSGLRVLCRADSRARERGGRLRIVSDRPRIHRLLRAAGLLSRFPPLPDLP
- a CDS encoding Ppx/GppA family phosphatase, which codes for MRLSVVDVGSKTVRLVVADAEGGVPLPAHTAKWKLRLSEQVEPGGRIPDEAVRQLVQAVTAAEITAQQWGAAVPLAFATTVVRNAPNRHEVLRAVRAQTGVQLCTLPGEVEAELTFLGARRWMGWRSGPLALLDIGGGSLEVAFGRGRLPDFVASLPLGADRLTQEFLAGQQLPSPEAVKALRRKVRHQLRDVAARIRWEGPRTAAATSRTFQQLARLCGASPGRHGPFVERELRRADLRRSVERLAAIPGAERSRLPGISAPRSDQSLAGAVVGHTAMKLTGLKTVTICPWAIREGILLRHIEDGGSWWTEISRREDDDIPTDACAVPLRIATPAR
- a CDS encoding ArsR/SmtB family transcription factor, with product MSDAPLWTALADPHRRAIVALLLEGPRPVGEIAEACGLSQPGTSKHLRVLRDAGLVRVRQDAQRRVYALDPAPIAELDAWLAPYRTLWNTGLDALGRRLYEAPDNAKEPSPKD
- a CDS encoding NHLP bacteriocin export ABC transporter permease/ATPase subunit; this translates as MTTVHEGDLVLGALGGMGTPIDCSGQSRLDLEGPQVLWLVAAGAMDLFAVDAAQQGHWHHLGRLEAGSLLLGPVAGPQHTLVGRPLRDCVVHRIGLRELYQPVNTETWSYDAYGNPQYVPPTTSPLEYALALGVGRSLSILFQAPMATENAAALTDDDVFWMQVPPGSVQYGSLYGAEAAADLLMDSGVWQGMVDQQYRLLATLDRWIEQLEASHEHRTAAGIKAGEAVRAQADRTLLASIGKQSAKRPTAADADATYAACKLVAQAAGITLAQPAQNGTESDRLDPVELVAVASRVRTRGVRLDGRWWRDNVGPLVGHRAVSGSPVALLWRRGGYVAVQPSSGRETPVEKANAAEFEPRAVMFYRPLPERKLSPLRLLRFCLQGTGGDLRNLAISGLVTVVIGALVPIATGKVLGEYVPKAQHSLIVQVCLALMVTSVVSAAFMLLQNLTLLRMEGRIEATLQPAVWDRLLRLPTKFFTSRSTGELASAAMGISAIRRLLAGVGPTVAQAGTVGAMNLGLLFWYSVPMALAAIGMLVVIAAVFLALGLWQVRWQRRLVVLSNKLNNQAFQTLRGLPKLRVAAAENYAYAAWAGEFARSRELQQKVGRIKNLTTVLGAVYLPLCSLLMFMLLAGPARGSLSAAAFLTFNTSVTMLLTSVTQLTGAFVSAAAALPMFEEIKPVLDATPEVRTASTRPGPLLGGIEARRLSFRYADDGPLVLDDVSFDIRPGEFVAIVGPSGCGKSTLLRLLIGFDKPVSGSVLYDGQDLAALDQSAVRRQCGVVLQHAQPFTGSILDCICGTEPYTPEEAMAAAEMAGLAEDIKRMPMGLHTIVAGSGAVSGGQRQRLMIAQALIRRPRILFFDEATSALDNETQRTVIESTRALNATRVVIAHRLSTVMDADRVIVMEDGRVAQQGPPAQLLADTGGRLHELVRRQMR
- a CDS encoding SRPBCC family protein — translated: MSADLTGTYLTLDDGRPAVRFSRTYGHPVDRVWHFVTDPDELAHWFPSRAEIELRPGGTITFSGDPNMPESTGRVIAVDAPRHLSFDWGGDELRFDLEALDEKRTRFTLTDVLSAKDTAARNGAGWEVCLTALGAWARGERGEGPDTGAGAPWKELYRAYIDAGVPSGAPVPGLD
- a CDS encoding MFS transporter produces the protein MSQTLSEGARTGAPTAPSEAPSSKRWWILAIIGIAQLMVVLDATIVNIALPSAQADLGFTDGNRQWIVTAYSLAFASLLLLGGRIADLFGRRTAFLVGIVGFAGASVLGGVSTGFGMLVTARALQGVFGALLAPAALSLLNTTFTDAKERAKAFSVYGAIAGAGGAVGLLLGGVLTDTFDWRSTLYVNVVFAVVAFAGGWVLLSNHRDAANSKLDVPGTVLVATGLFSVVYGFSNAETHDWSSPQTWGFLTVGALLLAAFAWWQTRAKHPLLPMRVLLDRNRAASFLAVLITGAGMFGVFLFLTYYLQLNLGFSPTKTGIAFLPMMAALMVMAQVATTQLVPRIGPKAVIPAGFAVAAVGMAWLTGIGIGSSFSTAVLPPLLLIGAGLGMVMPPAMSLATSGIAPEDAGVASATVNTMQQVGGSIGTALLNTLAASAATSYLSGKDATSKLVQAQATIESYTTAFWWSAGFFVAGALIALVLYRRGAQEQDADAVKVVHM
- a CDS encoding protease inhibitor, whose amino-acid sequence is MPNTARWAATLTLTATAVCGPLAGGAHAAPDSVSPGLYAPSALVLTVGHGYSAATATPERAATLNCAPTASGTHPAAIKACAELRAYGGDFDALPDRDGAMCTKQFSPVVVTAVGVWQGKRVSYEHTFANECVKNSSGMSVFTF